One genomic region from Glaciimonas sp. PAMC28666 encodes:
- the glp gene encoding gephyrin-like molybdotransferase Glp, giving the protein MTKYSNSAVQFPSSTSPSSLSAAISCVSDYDSDALPVSHAQAIIRHCITPIHAIEKVAIRSALDRVLAIDIISPINVPAYDNSAMDGYAFHSESLVTEGDTTLDVIGTSHAGRAFEGPVGSGQAIRIMTGAPMPSGLDTVIPQEFVSAFDGNPAESNSPNIPPLPTRSTPFITIASGAVKAGANRRLAGEDLQTGAIALKKGRILRPADLGLLASLGFAEVPVQRRLRVAFFSTGDELRSVGEVLDSGCVYDSNRYTLYGMLQRLGCEIIDLGVVADDPVALEIAFKSAAENADAIITSGGVSVGDADHTRRMMAQLGEVAFWKLGMRPGRPLAFGTINSSGKPAVFFGLPGNPVAVMVSFYFFARDALLHMMGAQSAPLPLMQVSSAAIIRKKPGRTEYQRGILVRQDNGAWSVRPTGAQGSGILRSMTEANCMIVLAHEQTDVAIGDQVEVILFDGLI; this is encoded by the coding sequence ATGACCAAGTATTCCAATTCGGCGGTTCAGTTCCCGTCAAGCACATCGCCATCGTCCCTGAGCGCTGCGATCAGTTGCGTTTCGGATTACGATTCCGACGCCCTGCCAGTAAGTCATGCGCAGGCGATTATCCGCCATTGCATTACCCCAATTCATGCAATAGAAAAGGTCGCCATCCGCAGCGCGCTGGATCGCGTGTTGGCAATCGATATTATTTCACCAATCAACGTTCCTGCCTACGATAATTCAGCAATGGACGGGTACGCATTTCATAGTGAAAGCTTAGTCACCGAAGGCGATACGACGCTCGACGTCATCGGCACGTCGCATGCCGGACGCGCCTTTGAAGGACCCGTTGGGTCAGGCCAGGCGATACGGATCATGACCGGAGCACCGATGCCTTCCGGCCTTGATACGGTGATTCCGCAAGAGTTCGTCAGCGCCTTCGACGGCAACCCGGCGGAATCGAATAGTCCGAACATTCCCCCCCTCCCGACTCGCTCCACCCCGTTTATCACCATCGCTTCAGGCGCAGTAAAAGCTGGCGCAAATCGCCGTCTGGCCGGCGAGGATTTGCAAACCGGCGCCATCGCACTAAAAAAAGGGCGAATTTTGCGCCCTGCGGATCTGGGACTATTAGCCTCGTTGGGGTTCGCCGAAGTTCCGGTGCAACGGCGGTTACGCGTCGCTTTTTTTTCTACAGGCGACGAATTGCGCTCCGTGGGCGAAGTGCTTGATTCCGGCTGTGTGTATGACTCGAATCGCTACACGCTATACGGCATGTTGCAGCGACTCGGCTGCGAAATCATCGACCTGGGCGTGGTTGCTGACGACCCTGTCGCGCTGGAAATCGCATTTAAAAGTGCGGCCGAAAATGCCGATGCCATTATCACTTCCGGCGGCGTATCTGTCGGGGATGCTGACCATACCCGGCGGATGATGGCGCAATTAGGCGAAGTAGCATTTTGGAAGCTCGGCATGCGCCCCGGACGTCCTCTCGCGTTTGGGACAATTAACAGCTCCGGCAAGCCAGCCGTATTCTTTGGACTTCCCGGTAATCCGGTAGCCGTCATGGTGTCGTTTTATTTCTTTGCGCGTGACGCACTTTTACACATGATGGGGGCGCAGTCGGCACCTCTTCCCCTCATGCAAGTAAGCTCTGCAGCGATCATTCGGAAGAAGCCTGGACGCACCGAGTATCAACGCGGCATTCTGGTGCGTCAGGATAATGGCGCATGGTCAGTTCGACCAACCGGGGCGCAAGGTTCAGGCATCCTGCGCTCAATGACTGAAGCCAATTGCATGATCGTTCTGGCGCACGAACAAACAGACGTTGCAATAGGCGATCAAGTTGAGGTGATTCTGTTTGATGGTCTGATTTAA
- a CDS encoding Rne/Rng family ribonuclease: MKRMLFNATQQEELRVAIVDGQKLIDIDIETTGREQRKSNIYKGVITRIEPSLEACFVNYGEERHGFLPFKEVARTYFKEGVDVRSASIKEALREGQEIMVQVEKEERGNKGAALTSFVSLAGRYLVLMPNNPRGGGVSRRVEGEDRQELRETMDKLDLPSGMSVIARTAGIGRNVDELQWDLNYLMQLWRAIEGAGTQGNGAFLIYQESSLVIRAIRDYFQPDIGEILIDTDEIHEQAQQFMAHVMPDMVHRVKRYHDDVPLFSRFQIEHQIETAYSRTVPLPSGGAIVIDHTEALVSVDVNSARATRGSDIETTAFNTNCEAAEEVARQLRLRDLGGLIVIDFIDMENAKNQREVETRLKDALRYDRARVQMGKISRFGLMELSRQRLRPSLSEGSHVTCPRCNGTGHIRDIESSALQVLRIIQEEAMKENSAAIHVQAPVDVAGFLLNEKRGEILKIETRHRVAVILIPNKHLETPHYKLERLKHDDPRLEETQASYAMAEQADTDIGYSKRQKEEGKPRQEAVVKGITPDQPAPIVERKPIAVAPVVATAAAAGEGLLAKIMAFFFKKPASTEVAIAPVATAAKPSRERGNDRNGRGQRGRNRGGRNRDRDEEGTETREENANSAKKPVVAEVVVAANSESKTQQRQPRPPREPKEAREPREPREPNEGRQRGERTPRPPREDRKEVAIEVKKEELPLNVALVEASLAPVGVTPEQANDTESLDAGAPRVDGEAGEGEEPRRRRRRGGRNRNRRDRDSTESGVEGSESTPDGWADLVESAEHAPVSHNAPSALASETLVAVAPIHLPATESVAPIAVIDTPAALVAAPAVFVPSIETAETAKTVETTVLSAAIAAPAAPQQVVALQEEAKSSEQLTEVATAATHVEPVEALAKVTPTVQAAIQAPEIAAVTEKPALAEATFAEAKVAETKIAEIEVPEIVKETQVIDVPVAVEAAPANGGVIEAPHVMVHAVNTAQVVTTPDAVHHAPVTAVETTAPIAISAASSSSDDLQSALDSAGLTLAGTDPAKLLAAQEAASKIVVAPRTPRERKPRPVMTDEPLVQIETETNRQ; the protein is encoded by the coding sequence CGAGAAGGAAGAGCGCGGCAATAAAGGCGCCGCCCTTACCTCTTTCGTATCATTGGCTGGTCGTTACCTGGTATTGATGCCTAACAACCCTCGCGGTGGTGGTGTTTCCCGCCGTGTGGAAGGTGAAGATCGCCAGGAATTGCGCGAAACGATGGACAAACTGGATTTGCCTTCAGGCATGTCCGTAATTGCCCGCACAGCCGGTATCGGCCGCAATGTTGACGAATTGCAATGGGATTTGAACTACCTGATGCAATTATGGCGCGCTATCGAAGGCGCTGGCACCCAAGGTAACGGCGCTTTCCTGATTTATCAGGAATCATCGCTGGTTATCCGTGCTATTCGCGATTATTTCCAACCTGATATCGGCGAAATTCTGATCGATACCGACGAAATTCACGAGCAAGCACAACAATTCATGGCGCACGTGATGCCGGATATGGTGCACCGGGTTAAGCGTTATCACGACGATGTTCCGTTGTTCTCGCGTTTTCAGATCGAACATCAGATTGAAACTGCCTATTCCCGCACGGTTCCACTACCGTCCGGTGGCGCGATCGTCATCGATCATACCGAAGCACTGGTTTCGGTCGACGTTAACTCCGCACGGGCAACCCGCGGCAGCGACATCGAAACAACCGCGTTTAATACCAATTGCGAAGCCGCTGAAGAAGTTGCCCGCCAATTGCGTTTGCGCGATTTGGGTGGTCTGATCGTCATCGACTTCATTGACATGGAGAACGCGAAGAATCAACGCGAAGTTGAAACTCGCCTGAAAGACGCGCTGCGTTATGACCGTGCACGTGTACAAATGGGCAAGATTTCCCGCTTTGGCCTGATGGAGTTGTCGCGTCAGCGTCTCCGTCCGTCACTGTCCGAAGGAAGTCATGTAACTTGCCCACGCTGTAACGGCACCGGGCACATCCGCGACATCGAATCTTCCGCCTTGCAAGTCCTGCGTATCATTCAGGAAGAAGCAATGAAGGAAAATTCCGCCGCGATTCATGTCCAGGCACCGGTAGATGTCGCCGGATTCCTGCTAAACGAAAAGCGTGGCGAGATCCTGAAGATCGAAACCCGCCATCGTGTCGCCGTGATCCTCATTCCAAACAAGCATCTGGAAACGCCGCATTACAAGCTTGAGCGTTTGAAACATGACGATCCACGCCTTGAAGAGACCCAAGCCAGTTACGCCATGGCAGAACAAGCTGATACCGACATCGGTTACAGCAAGCGCCAAAAAGAAGAAGGCAAACCGCGTCAGGAAGCGGTGGTCAAAGGCATCACGCCAGACCAACCTGCACCTATCGTGGAGCGTAAGCCAATAGCTGTAGCACCTGTTGTCGCCACCGCGGCTGCGGCTGGCGAAGGTTTGCTTGCAAAGATCATGGCATTCTTCTTCAAAAAGCCAGCGTCGACAGAAGTAGCCATTGCGCCTGTCGCAACGGCAGCCAAGCCTTCCCGCGAACGCGGCAATGATCGCAATGGTCGTGGTCAGCGTGGTCGCAATCGCGGCGGTCGCAATCGTGACCGTGACGAAGAAGGCACAGAAACGCGCGAAGAAAATGCTAACAGTGCGAAAAAACCGGTAGTAGCAGAAGTGGTTGTCGCAGCTAATTCAGAAAGTAAAACGCAACAGCGACAACCGCGCCCACCGCGTGAACCAAAAGAAGCGCGTGAGCCACGTGAGCCCCGGGAACCAAACGAAGGCCGTCAACGCGGCGAACGGACACCACGTCCGCCACGCGAAGACCGCAAAGAAGTTGCCATCGAAGTCAAGAAAGAGGAGCTGCCTCTTAACGTTGCATTGGTGGAAGCGTCGTTGGCACCTGTCGGCGTTACGCCAGAGCAAGCTAATGATACCGAATCGCTGGACGCAGGCGCACCTCGAGTGGACGGCGAAGCGGGCGAAGGCGAAGAACCGCGTCGTCGTCGTCGTCGTGGCGGTCGTAATCGTAACCGTCGTGATCGCGATAGTACGGAGAGCGGCGTTGAAGGTAGCGAAAGCACACCAGACGGATGGGCCGATTTGGTCGAGAGCGCAGAACATGCGCCGGTCAGCCATAACGCTCCATCGGCACTTGCTTCGGAGACTCTCGTTGCCGTTGCGCCGATCCATCTGCCTGCGACTGAAAGCGTTGCCCCAATCGCGGTAATCGACACTCCCGCCGCTTTGGTGGCGGCGCCAGCGGTTTTCGTACCCTCAATAGAAACAGCAGAAACAGCAAAAACGGTAGAAACGACTGTGTTGTCAGCGGCTATTGCCGCCCCCGCTGCTCCTCAGCAAGTTGTTGCCCTTCAGGAAGAAGCAAAGTCATCTGAACAGCTAACTGAAGTAGCGACCGCGGCGACTCATGTCGAGCCAGTGGAAGCACTGGCAAAGGTTACACCGACTGTCCAAGCGGCTATCCAAGCGCCAGAAATTGCTGCAGTGACGGAAAAACCAGCGTTAGCTGAAGCCACTTTCGCTGAGGCAAAGGTTGCTGAAACCAAGATTGCTGAAATCGAGGTCCCTGAAATCGTCAAGGAAACTCAGGTGATCGACGTTCCCGTGGCAGTTGAAGCCGCACCTGCGAATGGTGGTGTTATTGAAGCGCCGCATGTGATGGTACATGCGGTCAATACGGCCCAAGTCGTAACTACACCGGATGCAGTGCACCACGCACCCGTAACTGCAGTAGAAACGACAGCGCCGATAGCGATATCAGCGGCCTCTTCTTCAAGCGATGACTTGCAAAGCGCTTTGGATTCCGCTGGCCTGACCTTGGCCGGAACCGATCCAGCCAAACTACTTGCGGCACAAGAAGCGGCGTCGAAAATTGTGGTTGCGCCACGTACTCCACGTGAACGGAAACCGCGGCCAGTAATGACTGACGAGCCATTGGTGCAGATCGAAACTGAAACGAATCGGCAGTAA
- the moaA gene encoding GTP 3',8-cyclase MoaA, with product MTKKVIPLIDHRLLAPVFPTTLESPTGLITDASGRPLHDLRISVTDRCNFRCVYCMPRAVFDKNYAFLPHTALLSFEEITRLAKIFVAHGVKKIRLTGGEPLLRKHIEKLIEQLSALRTPDGQDIDLTLTTNGSLLAKKAQSLKDAGLNRVTVSLDAIDENIFKQMNDADFPVADVLHGLDVAHQVGLGPIKVNMVVKRGVNDQEILPMARYFKTSPFILRFIEYMDVGASNGWKMDEVVPSSEVVQRIRNVFPMSPLMANYAGETAQRWHYDDGGEIGLISSVTQAFCSDCSRARLSTEGKLYTCLFASEGHDLRALLRGNGSDAEISTIVGQLWRVRDDRYSELRTLNTDGLTPTRKKVEMSYIGG from the coding sequence ATGACTAAAAAAGTCATTCCACTGATTGATCATCGGCTGCTCGCACCTGTGTTTCCGACCACACTGGAATCCCCCACCGGACTTATCACGGATGCATCAGGCCGACCATTACACGATCTGAGGATTTCAGTCACGGATCGCTGCAACTTTCGTTGCGTCTATTGCATGCCACGCGCAGTGTTTGACAAAAATTACGCATTTCTGCCGCATACGGCTTTGTTATCGTTTGAAGAAATAACACGTCTGGCGAAAATTTTTGTGGCCCACGGCGTGAAGAAAATTCGATTGACTGGCGGCGAGCCGCTTTTGCGCAAACATATCGAAAAGCTCATAGAGCAGCTGAGCGCCTTGAGAACCCCGGACGGACAAGATATTGATTTGACATTAACTACCAACGGTTCCTTGTTGGCAAAAAAGGCGCAATCGCTAAAAGATGCAGGCTTAAATCGCGTGACCGTCTCTCTGGATGCCATAGACGAAAATATCTTTAAACAGATGAACGATGCCGACTTCCCGGTGGCGGACGTGCTGCACGGCCTTGATGTGGCTCATCAGGTAGGTTTGGGCCCAATCAAGGTCAACATGGTGGTTAAGCGCGGCGTCAACGATCAGGAAATACTGCCGATGGCGCGCTACTTCAAGACATCGCCATTTATTTTGCGTTTCATCGAATATATGGATGTTGGTGCATCCAATGGTTGGAAAATGGACGAGGTTGTTCCGTCATCCGAAGTGGTCCAGCGCATCCGGAATGTCTTTCCGATGTCGCCTTTGATGGCAAATTATGCAGGAGAAACCGCACAACGCTGGCATTACGATGACGGCGGTGAGATCGGTTTGATTTCCAGTGTCACGCAAGCCTTTTGCAGCGATTGCAGTCGCGCTCGGCTTTCAACCGAGGGCAAGTTATACACCTGCCTGTTTGCCAGCGAAGGCCATGATTTACGCGCCCTCTTACGCGGTAATGGCAGCGATGCGGAAATCTCGACCATCGTCGGACAATTATGGCGCGTGCGCGATGATCGCTACTCCGAGTTGCGAACGCTCAACACAGATGGCTTGACGCCAACCAGAAAAAAAGTCGAAATGTCTTATATCGGGGGATGA
- a CDS encoding DNA recombination protein RmuC: MTLTELFVLLIIAAIIIVLQVIGLWRNGRAEKGDVQQTLWTQLKDDLLRRQQDIAERNERELRDQVQSSGQSTRQEIGASFGQLQQTVLAQMTSVATLQNSQIDAFAQQLVRLNETNAQQLDSMRLAMNQQAQTSREEQALSLQRFGDTLNQTLATLTESNAQRMTEIRTTLEAKIKDLQNDNGLRLEEMRKTVDEKLHATLEKRLGESFQIVSDRLEKVHQGLGEMQQLAIGVGDLKRVLTNVKTRGTWGEVQLEMLLEQVLTPEQYAKNVETVPGTGERVEFAIKLPGNDDGNTPVWMPIDAKFPKEQYERLSEAADRADADGVALAGRELERVVRGEAKTIAEKYLSPPLTTDFAILFLPTEGLYAEVMRRPGLADDLQRLHRISIAGPSTLSALLNSLQMGFRTLALEKRSSEVWQVLGAVKTEFTKFGDVLAATKLTLERAAKNIDQAEVRSRQMARKLKSVEALPSEAAQLVLGKAAEQLQDEESQRDLL, encoded by the coding sequence ATGACGTTAACCGAGTTATTTGTTTTGCTAATTATTGCCGCCATCATTATCGTACTCCAAGTGATTGGTCTGTGGCGTAACGGACGCGCTGAAAAGGGTGACGTGCAGCAGACACTATGGACGCAGCTAAAAGACGATCTGTTGCGGCGCCAGCAAGATATCGCGGAGCGGAATGAACGCGAATTGCGCGATCAGGTACAGAGTAGCGGGCAGAGTACACGCCAGGAAATCGGTGCGAGTTTTGGGCAATTGCAACAGACTGTGCTGGCCCAGATGACGAGCGTCGCGACGCTGCAAAATAGTCAGATCGATGCCTTTGCCCAACAACTCGTGCGCCTCAACGAAACCAATGCCCAGCAACTCGACAGCATGCGCCTGGCAATGAATCAACAGGCGCAGACCAGTCGTGAAGAGCAGGCACTTTCTTTACAGCGGTTTGGCGATACCCTCAATCAGACCTTGGCAACGCTGACCGAGTCAAACGCGCAACGGATGACGGAAATTCGGACAACGCTAGAGGCAAAAATCAAGGACCTGCAGAATGACAACGGTTTGCGCCTTGAAGAAATGCGTAAAACGGTGGATGAAAAACTCCACGCAACGCTAGAAAAGCGCTTGGGCGAATCGTTTCAGATCGTCTCCGACCGGCTGGAAAAAGTCCATCAAGGTTTAGGCGAGATGCAGCAGTTGGCGATTGGCGTCGGCGATTTGAAGCGGGTGCTGACTAACGTTAAAACGCGTGGAACCTGGGGCGAGGTGCAACTTGAAATGTTGCTGGAGCAAGTCTTAACCCCGGAGCAATATGCGAAAAACGTTGAGACCGTGCCCGGAACCGGAGAGCGGGTAGAGTTTGCGATTAAGTTGCCCGGTAACGATGACGGCAATACCCCGGTGTGGATGCCAATCGACGCGAAGTTTCCGAAAGAGCAATACGAACGACTGTCGGAAGCTGCCGATCGGGCGGATGCCGACGGAGTTGCCTTGGCAGGTCGCGAGTTGGAGCGGGTGGTGCGCGGCGAAGCGAAAACGATCGCGGAAAAATATTTGTCCCCGCCGCTTACTACCGATTTTGCGATTCTCTTTTTGCCGACCGAAGGTTTGTACGCGGAAGTCATGAGACGTCCTGGTCTGGCCGATGATTTGCAGCGTCTCCATCGGATTAGCATCGCTGGTCCATCGACTTTATCCGCACTATTAAATAGCTTGCAAATGGGTTTCAGAACACTGGCGCTGGAGAAACGTTCGTCGGAAGTCTGGCAGGTGCTGGGCGCGGTAAAAACTGAATTTACCAAGTTTGGGGATGTTCTGGCAGCGACCAAGTTAACGCTGGAGCGGGCTGCAAAAAATATTGATCAGGCTGAGGTTCGTAGTCGACAAATGGCACGTAAGTTAAAGTCAGTCGAAGCGTTACCGAGCGAGGCAGCGCAATTGGTGCTGGGTAAGGCAGCGGAGCAATTGCAGGATGAAGAAAGTCAACGCGATTTGCTTTGA
- the mobA gene encoding molybdenum cofactor guanylyltransferase MobA: MHTNQITGLILAGGRGSRMGGTDKGLQALNGVAMVVHVMAILAPQVGSLMINANRNLDAYRSFGVPVWADANDAFAGPLAGLQAGLKHCPTPFLVTAPCDSPFLPHDLVVKLAAALESAEADIAVAAIAVAAIAVAAIAVADSAVAATANTALNGNETAATGTIQTQPVFMLLRTTLIADLTTYLNEGGRKMETWYKRHHYTEVLFPDALAFRNINTPDELREADNPDHNQ, encoded by the coding sequence ATGCATACCAATCAAATCACAGGTTTGATCCTCGCCGGTGGACGAGGAAGCCGTATGGGTGGAACCGATAAAGGTTTGCAGGCGCTCAATGGTGTCGCCATGGTGGTCCACGTAATGGCAATATTAGCGCCGCAAGTAGGGTCGCTGATGATCAATGCGAATCGCAATCTGGACGCCTACAGGTCCTTCGGCGTACCGGTCTGGGCGGATGCAAACGATGCGTTTGCTGGGCCATTGGCGGGCCTGCAGGCAGGACTAAAACATTGCCCAACTCCCTTTTTGGTCACAGCGCCGTGCGATTCGCCATTCTTGCCGCACGACCTGGTGGTAAAGTTGGCTGCTGCATTAGAAAGCGCTGAGGCGGATATCGCTGTGGCAGCCATAGCTGTGGCAGCCATCGCTGTGGCAGCCATCGCTGTGGCAGACTCCGCTGTGGCGGCAACAGCCAACACTGCCTTAAATGGTAACGAAACGGCCGCAACCGGGACCATTCAAACGCAGCCGGTTTTTATGTTGCTGAGAACCACGCTCATTGCAGATTTAACGACATATTTAAACGAAGGCGGCCGCAAAATGGAGACTTGGTATAAGCGACACCATTACACAGAAGTCCTGTTTCCCGATGCGCTGGCATTTCGCAATATCAATACGCCCGATGAATTACGTGAAGCAGATAACCCAGATCACAACCAATGA
- a CDS encoding group II truncated hemoglobin, whose amino-acid sequence MNIENNSSPELTPPSIFELIGGAGRLRELVDRFYDLMDLEPAFSNVRVLHPTSLDGSRDKFYWFLSGWSGGPDLFVERFGHPRLRARHLPYAISTPERDQWLRCMALAMQDVGLEEKLQERLMLSFFDTADWMRNKADKVDTPV is encoded by the coding sequence ATGAATATTGAAAATAATTCTTCTCCTGAACTGACGCCGCCGTCTATCTTTGAATTGATTGGTGGCGCTGGGCGTTTGCGGGAATTGGTCGATCGGTTTTACGACTTGATGGACCTGGAGCCTGCGTTTTCCAATGTGCGGGTATTGCATCCGACTTCTCTAGATGGGTCGCGAGACAAGTTTTATTGGTTTTTGTCCGGCTGGAGCGGAGGGCCGGATTTGTTTGTTGAGCGGTTTGGCCATCCACGCTTACGGGCGCGGCACCTGCCGTATGCGATTTCTACGCCGGAGCGGGATCAGTGGTTGCGCTGCATGGCGCTGGCGATGCAGGATGTCGGATTGGAAGAGAAACTGCAGGAACGCTTGATGCTGTCCTTCTTCGATACTGCTGACTGGATGCGGAATAAAGCCGATAAGGTCGATACGCCAGTCTAG